Proteins found in one Sphingobacteriales bacterium genomic segment:
- a CDS encoding PorP/SprF family type IX secretion system membrane protein: protein MRKYVRSLIATVAIALSGATVFAQDIHFSQFYASPLTLNPALTGLMDGCYRGAANYRNQYSDLAPYSTVSASYDMVLLRGQIGNTADHLGVGAMFYNDRAGYGSLNTTTFMASVAYHKAFDKRANYRLSVGAQGGLMHKSLDFSKISFENQFIGTGFDPNQPNGEAVDNPSISFGDFRAGMIFSGAPMDNFGFYIGGAMFHLTKPNESFLGDTDNKLDSRLVVHGGANFLPTDNFSISPNFIYMAQAGAKELNIGALLGYRFDGNSRDRSSGSAVYLGGSYRVKDAFIILAGLEYNSFRFGLSYDINISDLKVATLGQGGIELSLIYEAMCEPRGRRGFPPMSCPRF from the coding sequence ATGAGAAAATATGTACGTTCCTTAATAGCTACTGTGGCTATTGCTTTGTCTGGTGCTACTGTTTTTGCCCAAGATATTCACTTCTCGCAGTTCTACGCATCGCCGCTTACACTCAATCCCGCACTTACGGGCTTGATGGACGGCTGCTATCGCGGTGCTGCCAACTATCGCAATCAGTATTCTGATTTGGCTCCTTACTCCACAGTATCCGCTTCGTATGATATGGTGTTGTTGCGCGGGCAAATCGGCAATACCGCCGACCACCTCGGCGTAGGTGCTATGTTTTATAACGACCGCGCCGGCTATGGCTCTTTGAATACCACTACTTTTATGGCATCGGTGGCTTATCACAAAGCATTTGACAAACGCGCCAACTACCGCCTCTCGGTGGGTGCACAGGGCGGGTTGATGCACAAAAGTTTGGATTTTTCTAAAATATCTTTTGAAAATCAATTTATCGGAACAGGCTTTGACCCCAATCAGCCGAATGGCGAAGCTGTAGATAATCCTTCTATCAGCTTTGGCGATTTCAGAGCAGGTATGATATTTTCGGGCGCGCCAATGGATAATTTCGGCTTCTATATTGGCGGTGCGATGTTTCACCTCACCAAGCCGAATGAATCATTTTTAGGCGATACCGACAACAAATTGGATTCGCGTTTGGTAGTACACGGCGGTGCTAATTTCTTACCAACCGATAATTTCAGTATTTCGCCTAACTTTATTTATATGGCACAAGCCGGTGCAAAGGAGTTGAACATAGGTGCTTTGTTGGGTTACAGATTCGACGGTAACTCCCGCGACCGCAGCAGTGGCTCTGCTGTATATTTGGGCGGTTCTTATCGTGTGAAAGATGCCTTTATTATTTTGGCAGGTTTGGAATACAATAGTTTCCGTTTCGGTTTGTCGTATGATATTAATATATCCGACCTGAAAGTTGCTACTTTGGGACAAGGCGGTATTGAGTTGTCGCTGATTTATGAGGCCATGTGCGAACCTCGCGGCAGACGCGGCTTCCCACCTATGTCTTGTCCTCGTTTTTAA
- a CDS encoding citrate synthase — MPEKAILQLQGKSYEIDTVEGSEHEVALDIEKLRAETGLVTIDIGYKNTASTYSSITFLDGEAGILHHRGYSIEDLAAKSSFLEVAYLLIYGELPSKEQYETFCSSIMRHTLVHESIKKFLDAYPTNSHPMGQLSSVIGSLSAFYPDSLHPLRSPQETDLTIIRLLAKMPTMVSWIFKKSVGHPVNYPNNKLDYVSNFLYMFFGVRPEEYELDPVMVDAMNKLLILHADHEQNCSTSTVRMAGSSHAPLYACISAGISALWGSRHGGANQAVIEMLRNIAADGGNVDNYLAKVKDKKQGALLMGFGHRVYKNFDPRGKIIKKACDDVLNKLGIHDPLLEIAKKLEEAALKDGYFVERKLYPNVDFYSGIIYRAMGFPVDMFTVLFALGRLPGWIAHWREMMMENQPIARPRQIYTGATSRAYVDMNKR; from the coding sequence ATGCCAGAAAAAGCCATTTTACAATTACAGGGTAAATCCTACGAAATTGATACGGTGGAAGGAAGCGAGCACGAAGTTGCTTTGGATATAGAAAAATTAAGAGCAGAAACAGGCTTAGTAACCATTGATATAGGATATAAAAATACTGCCTCTACATACAGTTCCATTACATTTTTGGACGGCGAAGCGGGTATTTTGCACCATCGCGGCTATTCTATTGAAGATTTGGCAGCCAAATCCAGCTTTTTAGAAGTAGCCTATTTGCTCATCTACGGCGAATTGCCTTCCAAAGAACAATACGAAACTTTTTGTTCTAGCATTATGCGCCATACTTTGGTACACGAGTCTATCAAAAAGTTTTTAGACGCCTACCCCACCAACTCCCACCCGATGGGTCAATTGAGTTCGGTTATCGGCTCTTTGTCTGCATTTTATCCCGATTCCTTACACCCCTTGCGCTCACCGCAGGAAACCGACCTCACTATTATTCGTCTGTTGGCAAAAATGCCTACAATGGTGTCGTGGATTTTCAAAAAGTCAGTCGGACATCCGGTTAATTATCCGAACAACAAATTGGATTACGTTTCTAATTTTCTGTATATGTTTTTCGGTGTGCGCCCCGAAGAGTATGAATTAGACCCCGTAATGGTGGATGCGATGAACAAGCTCCTCATTTTGCACGCCGACCACGAGCAAAACTGCTCCACGAGTACAGTGCGCATGGCGGGTTCTTCGCACGCACCTTTATATGCTTGTATTTCGGCGGGCATTTCGGCGTTGTGGGGTTCGCGGCATGGCGGTGCTAATCAGGCAGTAATAGAAATGCTCAGAAATATTGCCGCCGACGGGGGCAATGTGGATAATTATCTGGCAAAAGTAAAAGACAAAAAACAAGGAGCCTTGCTGATGGGCTTCGGGCATCGCGTGTATAAAAACTTTGACCCGCGCGGCAAAATCATCAAAAAAGCCTGCGATGATGTGCTCAATAAATTGGGCATACACGACCCGCTTTTGGAAATAGCAAAAAAATTAGAAGAAGCTGCCCTCAAAGACGGCTATTTTGTAGAGCGCAAGCTGTATCCGAATGTAGATTTCTATTCGGGCATTATTTACCGCGCTATGGGCTTTCCGGTAGATATGTTTACGGTACTCTTTGCATTGGGACGCTTGCCGGGCTGGATAGCACACTGGCGCGAAATGATGATGGAAAATCAGCCTATTGCACGTCCGCGTCAGATTTACACAGGTGCTACTTCTCGCGCTTATGTAGATATGAACAAAAGATAA
- the htpG gene encoding molecular chaperone HtpG: MKGKINVQSENIFPIIKKFLYSEHDIFLRELVSNAVDATQKIKTLAARGEVKGELGELEIEVAVDTEKGTLRISDSGIGMSTEEVERYINQIAFSGAKEFLDKYKDENTGIIGYFGLGFYSAFMVAAQVEIQSLSYQEGAEPVQWLCDGTPEYEMNTGTRSTRGTDIILHLNEDSKEFLEAERVKEVLNRYCKFLPVPIRFGDEIINHTQPAWTKKPADLSDEDYKNFYRELYPYQMEEPLFWIHLNVDFPFRLTGILYFPPFKNTFDPKRSKISLYANQVFVTDNVEGIVPEYLMLLHGVMDSPDIPLNVSRSYLQGDRRVKQISDYITKKVASKLEEIFKNDREEYEKKWDNIGVFVKYGMLSDEKFAEKAKKITLFENTAHRHFTLEEYATQVKPLQTDKNNKIVALYTSQAQEQDAYIRSAQARGYEVLLMEHIIDTHVVAYLDYNNDYELVFKRVDADTADNLVEKDEQQVSVLTEDQEHELRDLFAKSINDTHITVATKAAAPDDYPVLITKPEFMRRMREMSMHNNNGNDSLLMPDTYQVVLNSNHPLFGKMLQQADESRRNDLVRQLLDLALLQQNMLKGSRLTDFVRRSLAWADDTP, encoded by the coding sequence ATGAAAGGAAAAATCAATGTACAGTCGGAAAATATTTTTCCGATAATCAAAAAGTTTCTTTATTCCGAACACGATATTTTCTTGCGCGAGTTGGTCAGCAATGCCGTTGATGCCACCCAAAAGATAAAAACCCTCGCAGCACGCGGCGAAGTCAAAGGCGAATTGGGCGAATTGGAGATAGAAGTGGCTGTTGATACTGAAAAAGGCACTTTGCGTATCAGCGACTCCGGCATCGGTATGAGTACCGAAGAAGTAGAACGCTACATCAACCAGATTGCTTTTTCGGGAGCAAAAGAGTTTTTGGACAAATACAAAGACGAAAATACCGGTATCATCGGTTATTTTGGCTTGGGTTTTTATTCGGCATTTATGGTGGCGGCACAGGTAGAAATCCAAAGCCTTTCGTATCAGGAAGGAGCCGAGCCGGTGCAGTGGCTTTGCGACGGCACTCCCGAATACGAAATGAACACAGGCACACGCAGCACGCGCGGCACAGACATTATTTTGCACCTCAACGAAGACTCCAAAGAATTTTTGGAGGCGGAGCGCGTAAAAGAAGTGCTCAACCGCTATTGTAAATTTTTGCCCGTACCTATTCGTTTCGGCGACGAAATTATCAACCACACTCAACCCGCCTGGACTAAAAAACCTGCCGACCTGAGCGATGAAGATTATAAAAATTTTTACCGCGAACTCTATCCGTATCAAATGGAAGAGCCGCTTTTTTGGATACATCTCAATGTAGATTTTCCGTTTCGCCTTACCGGAATATTATATTTTCCGCCTTTCAAAAACACCTTTGACCCCAAACGCAGCAAAATCAGTTTGTATGCCAATCAGGTATTCGTTACCGACAACGTGGAGGGCATCGTGCCGGAGTATTTGATGCTGCTGCACGGCGTGATGGACTCGCCTGATATTCCGCTCAATGTGAGCCGCAGCTACTTGCAGGGCGACCGCCGCGTGAAACAAATCAGCGATTATATCACCAAAAAAGTAGCTTCTAAATTAGAAGAAATATTTAAAAACGACCGCGAAGAATACGAAAAAAAATGGGATAATATCGGTGTGTTTGTGAAATATGGTATGTTGAGCGATGAAAAATTTGCCGAAAAAGCAAAGAAAATTACGCTTTTTGAAAACACCGCACATCGCCATTTCACTTTGGAGGAATATGCCACACAGGTAAAACCCCTTCAAACCGACAAAAATAATAAAATCGTTGCTCTCTACACCTCGCAGGCGCAGGAGCAAGATGCTTATATCCGCTCGGCGCAGGCACGCGGCTACGAAGTGCTTTTGATGGAACATATTATAGATACGCACGTGGTGGCATATTTGGATTACAACAACGACTACGAATTGGTTTTTAAGCGGGTAGATGCCGATACCGCAGATAATTTAGTGGAAAAAGACGAGCAGCAGGTGTCGGTACTCACCGAAGACCAAGAACACGAATTACGCGATTTATTCGCCAAAAGCATCAACGACACACACATCACCGTAGCCACCAAAGCCGCCGCCCCCGACGATTATCCGGTGCTCATTACCAAACCTGAATTTATGCGGCGCATGCGCGAAATGTCGATGCACAACAACAACGGCAACGACTCCCTGCTGATGCCCGACACTTATCAGGTGGTACTCAACAGCAACCACCCTTTATTCGGAAAAATGCTGCAACAAGCCGACGAAAGCCGCCGCAACGACTTGGTGCGCCAACTGTTGGATTTGGCACTTTTGCAACAAAATATGCTCAAAGGCAGCCGCCTCACCGATTTTGTGCGCCGTAGTTTGGCGTGGGCAGATGACACCCCATAA
- a CDS encoding PKD domain-containing protein has translation MKKIQFWEIIVLFLSLHISSLQAQVSQGGVPYSFEKSYLSQEIPSVPLPAVDVAQLMEEDKIYYNEKGKPYRFGKEIAVDITLQNAGLWEMLPNGDRLWRCAISAEGATSINLQYSHFYLPQGATFFLYNKELNSILGAFTNFNNKSYQTFATGLVKGDYCVLEYYEPAAVAGQGIINVSKAVHGYRDFYHHEQKDYGDSGTCNNNVNCPEAADWQQEKSSVALILSGGFRGCTGAILSNIRKDCTPYFLTANHCNDSNMQNWIFMFNYESPSCTNADGPTDQTVSGAILRATSANSDFTLLELAEPIPAAYNIFYSGWSAQNVAGTAMTAIHHPAGDIKKITFDYNPAVESDNFWEMVWDDGTTEPGSSGSPLYDQNHRIVGQLYGGGASCVTPEESDIYGRFNISWNNGQTPGTRLKDWLNPDNDIIMTDGEYCNATPLQLDASLLFINEPQGNYCNENTFTPKAQVKNMGINPLTQILFHIQLDAQEIQTFVWNGYLTQGQIQEINLPVLSNIMPDAHIYSVEIAALNGMSDENLQNNEKTNAFEVIYGNSIAIELATDNYGNEISFEITDELNEVVLTEEGFANNILIDKEYCLSEGCYSLYLYDSWGDGLSNFTEFVEDDGNFTLYNNGALVEQIGGVFGDCMYNADGEGCSAQIDFCINNDTTALIAAFTASSQVACVGDTIYFYDNSNGSPNAWQWDFSGATLLTANNISTPSVIYSNSGNYGVSLTVSNGNENISHTDTDFITIQPNASAYYNVSTNNNLQVTFNGEGSTNYNTLMWDFGDGTVVQMGAIVTHTFAQEGTYEVCLSAQNSCDNPAQYCQTINVTCLLPQVGLSIQNQQYLSVSLSNNSSDFSNFVIDYGDGSSGTNLQHTFAAAGTYQICLTASNICGEQTACQNITVDCSQQSLLFESTVGGNGVATFAAQTVGTFTDWEWNFGDGSNSSEQNPEHQFVDDGNYEVCLTAVNLCGQNINFCQNIQVFTGITTLSPTAIFELYPNPFNTNFYVHHKGTAAALLKCYDIQGKLIFTQTLKTGTQNIHQLQAQAAGVYWLYIITEDEIFAEKIIKQ, from the coding sequence ATGAAAAAAATCCAATTTTGGGAAATCATCGTTTTATTTTTATCACTCCATATATCTTCTTTACAGGCGCAGGTCAGTCAGGGCGGGGTGCCTTATAGTTTTGAGAAGTCCTATTTATCGCAAGAAATTCCTTCTGTTCCTTTGCCTGCTGTTGATGTAGCGCAATTGATGGAAGAAGATAAAATATATTATAATGAAAAAGGCAAACCTTACCGTTTTGGAAAAGAAATAGCCGTTGATATTACTTTGCAAAATGCGGGTTTATGGGAAATGCTCCCCAACGGCGACCGTTTGTGGCGTTGCGCTATTAGTGCCGAAGGTGCCACATCTATCAATTTGCAGTATTCTCATTTTTATTTGCCGCAAGGTGCTACTTTCTTTTTATACAACAAAGAACTCAACAGTATTTTAGGAGCTTTTACAAATTTTAACAATAAAAGCTATCAAACTTTTGCCACTGGCTTGGTAAAAGGCGATTATTGTGTGCTGGAATATTATGAGCCTGCGGCAGTTGCCGGACAGGGAATTATTAATGTTTCAAAAGCGGTGCACGGCTACCGCGATTTTTATCATCACGAACAAAAAGATTACGGAGATTCAGGTACTTGCAACAACAACGTTAATTGCCCAGAAGCTGCCGATTGGCAACAGGAAAAATCTTCTGTAGCCTTAATTTTAAGTGGGGGTTTCAGAGGTTGCACAGGTGCAATATTGAGCAACATACGCAAAGATTGTACGCCCTATTTTTTGACCGCCAACCATTGCAACGATAGCAATATGCAGAATTGGATATTTATGTTCAACTACGAAAGCCCTTCTTGTACAAACGCCGATGGACCTACAGACCAAACTGTATCGGGAGCTATATTGCGGGCTACTTCTGCCAACAGCGACTTTACTTTGTTGGAACTCGCTGAACCCATTCCCGCTGCTTACAATATTTTTTATTCGGGTTGGTCGGCACAAAATGTAGCAGGTACGGCAATGACCGCCATTCACCATCCGGCGGGCGATATTAAAAAAATTACTTTTGATTATAATCCTGCGGTGGAAAGCGATAATTTTTGGGAAATGGTATGGGACGACGGCACCACCGAACCCGGCTCTTCCGGCTCGCCGCTTTACGACCAAAACCATCGTATTGTAGGACAACTCTACGGCGGTGGGGCTTCCTGCGTTACGCCCGAAGAATCGGATATTTATGGTCGTTTTAATATTTCGTGGAACAACGGACAAACCCCCGGTACGCGCTTAAAAGATTGGCTCAACCCCGACAATGATATTATTATGACCGATGGAGAATATTGTAATGCTACTCCTTTGCAATTAGATGCCAGCCTTTTATTTATTAATGAACCGCAGGGAAATTATTGCAATGAAAACACCTTTACTCCAAAAGCACAAGTAAAAAATATGGGTATTAATCCGCTCACCCAAATTTTATTCCACATTCAATTAGATGCACAGGAAATACAAACCTTCGTGTGGAACGGTTATCTCACACAAGGTCAAATCCAAGAAATTAATTTGCCTGTGCTATCCAATATAATGCCCGATGCGCACATTTACAGCGTAGAAATTGCCGCTTTAAATGGTATGAGTGATGAAAATCTTCAAAACAACGAAAAAACCAATGCTTTTGAAGTGATATACGGAAATTCTATTGCTATTGAGTTGGCAACCGATAATTATGGCAATGAAATTTCTTTTGAAATTACCGATGAACTCAATGAAGTTGTTTTAACAGAAGAAGGTTTTGCAAATAATATACTGATTGATAAAGAATATTGTTTGAGTGAAGGCTGCTATAGTTTATATTTGTACGATTCGTGGGGAGATGGTTTGAGCAATTTTACAGAGTTTGTTGAAGATGACGGCAATTTTACACTGTACAACAACGGTGCTTTGGTGGAGCAGATAGGCGGTGTTTTTGGCGATTGTATGTATAATGCCGATGGAGAAGGCTGCTCCGCGCAAATTGATTTTTGTATCAACAACGATACTACCGCACTGATTGCTGCTTTTACGGCATCTTCGCAGGTGGCTTGCGTAGGCGATACGATTTATTTTTACGACAACAGTAACGGCTCGCCCAATGCGTGGCAGTGGGATTTTTCAGGAGCTACCCTCCTCACCGCCAACAATATCAGCACCCCTTCGGTAATTTACAGCAACAGCGGCAACTACGGCGTATCGCTTACGGTGAGCAACGGCAATGAAAATATCTCGCATACCGATACCGACTTTATAACGATACAGCCCAACGCTTCGGCGTATTACAATGTGAGCACTAACAATAATTTGCAGGTTACTTTTAATGGTGAAGGCTCTACCAATTACAATACTTTAATGTGGGATTTCGGCGATGGCACGGTTGTACAGATGGGCGCAATTGTTACACATACTTTTGCACAGGAAGGTACTTATGAAGTGTGTCTCTCGGCTCAAAACAGTTGCGATAATCCCGCTCAATATTGCCAAACCATCAATGTTACCTGTTTGCTGCCGCAGGTGGGTTTGTCCATACAAAACCAACAATATCTGAGCGTTTCGCTTTCCAATAATTCTTCCGACTTCAGCAATTTTGTTATTGATTACGGAGATGGCAGCAGCGGCACTAATTTGCAACATACTTTTGCGGCGGCGGGTACTTATCAAATATGCCTCACCGCGAGCAATATCTGTGGCGAGCAAACTGCCTGCCAAAATATAACGGTGGATTGCTCCCAACAAAGCCTCTTGTTTGAAAGCACAGTGGGTGGCAACGGTGTAGCTACTTTCGCGGCACAAACAGTGGGTACTTTTACAGATTGGGAATGGAACTTCGGCGATGGCAGCAACAGCAGCGAACAAAACCCAGAACATCAGTTTGTTGATGACGGCAACTACGAAGTATGCTTAACTGCCGTGAATCTGTGCGGACAAAACATCAATTTTTGCCAAAATATACAAGTATTTACCGGCATCACCACCCTCAGTCCGACGGCGATATTTGAGCTATATCCCAATCCTTTCAACACAAACTTTTATGTGCATCACAAAGGAACAGCCGCCGCCTTGCTGAAATGCTACGATATACAAGGCAAGTTGATATTTACACAAACGCTGAAAACGGGCACACAAAATATTCATCAACTGCAAGCACAAGCGGCGGGTGTATATTGGTTGTATATTATTACGGAAGATGAAATTTTTGCAGAAAAAATTATTAAGCAATAA
- a CDS encoding DUF4837 family protein has translation MRTLFCFIVLFGIGISLNACKESTPKQQTTSAATHIKTAYAVNEIVVVMEKDLWENDTIGKTIRAALNASFQGLTLHEPTFDIIYATPQTFEQQHKKANSILWVADLSQKNEASQQAAAIKNTPNTLIRDFMTIKSNLYADPQQIIYIYGEQKDSLLNNLLRYHRDVVAMLNVVEDKKALSVEISGGEDKEKQDRIGNKYNIYINLPKGYQPAAEQGNAGWYRRELANGEVDNYLLYTASKKSGAAFTLKQALAVRDTLGKRLVKSETEGSYMRSDTTKRFFVTPLQISGRNALEVRGQWEMTRESTAGPFVNYIIDDGERIVVLDAFLFVPNLKKRDRVRQIESVLRAAKL, from the coding sequence ATGCGCACACTTTTTTGCTTTATTGTTCTTTTTGGGATAGGCATCAGTTTAAACGCCTGCAAAGAAAGCACCCCTAAACAACAAACCACCTCTGCCGCCACTCATATCAAAACCGCCTATGCTGTAAATGAAATAGTGGTGGTAATGGAAAAAGATTTATGGGAAAACGACACCATCGGCAAAACAATACGCGCAGCATTGAACGCTTCTTTTCAGGGGCTTACGCTCCACGAACCCACCTTTGATATTATTTATGCAACGCCTCAAACCTTTGAGCAGCAACACAAAAAAGCGAACTCCATACTGTGGGTGGCGGATTTGAGCCAAAAAAATGAAGCGTCACAGCAAGCGGCGGCAATAAAAAATACGCCCAATACACTTATCCGCGATTTTATGACCATTAAAAGCAATTTATACGCCGACCCTCAGCAAATTATCTACATTTACGGCGAACAGAAAGACAGTTTGTTGAATAATCTGCTGCGCTATCATCGCGATGTGGTAGCTATGCTCAATGTGGTAGAAGATAAAAAAGCCCTTTCGGTGGAAATTTCGGGCGGTGAGGATAAAGAAAAACAAGACCGCATCGGCAATAAATATAACATTTATATCAACCTTCCCAAAGGCTATCAGCCGGCTGCCGAGCAAGGCAATGCAGGGTGGTATCGTCGCGAGCTGGCAAACGGCGAAGTAGATAATTATTTGCTTTATACTGCTTCCAAAAAAAGTGGTGCTGCTTTTACACTCAAACAAGCCTTAGCTGTACGCGACACTTTGGGTAAGCGTTTGGTAAAAAGCGAAACCGAAGGCTCTTATATGCGCAGCGATACCACCAAACGTTTTTTTGTAACCCCCCTCCAAATCAGTGGGCGCAATGCACTCGAAGTTCGCGGACAGTGGGAAATGACCCGCGAAAGCACCGCCGGTCCTTTTGTTAATTATATAATTGATGATGGCGAGCGCATTGTGGTATTAGATGCGTTTTTGTTTGTACCTAACCTCAAAAAGCGCGACCGTGTGCGCCAAATAGAAAGTGTGCTGCGTGCCGCCAAATTGTAA
- a CDS encoding TlpA family protein disulfide reductase, whose product MKKIFLLMNIIAFSSAVAQPASHLFKGFLAANDSVEVPFYFTWQRSLDGSTDQITIHNAEERIKALQVQRYGDTLLRWTMPVFNSTIEANIEQKEEGFMPLVRMQGTFRDPLRSADYVIPFRAVEVIENLDNGGIAAALVMPQVAGKWSVTFSPADSTQSSTAIAEIKQDTIGKNISGTLLSATGDFRYMSGEIKPDGSFFMSCFDGAHVFLLKGMMENDRIKGNFYSGKHWQEPFEGMRDETAALPDAYHISYVKEAATPLQMNLPDAFTGKITTLNDAPFAGKPVVIQISGTWCPNCMDETALLAQLYPEYADNVEFCAVFFERPDDMEVVRRQLASYQSYFHIQYPVLYGGKAGRKYANEAFPQLNEIASFPTTIFLDKNHQVYKIHSGFSGPATSAYNDLVIDFRQLLEEIGNR is encoded by the coding sequence ATGAAAAAAATATTTCTTTTAATGAATATCATCGCTTTCAGCAGTGCCGTTGCACAGCCGGCATCTCATCTTTTTAAAGGATTTTTAGCTGCCAACGACTCGGTGGAAGTTCCTTTTTATTTTACATGGCAACGCTCCCTTGATGGCAGCACCGACCAAATTACGATACACAATGCCGAAGAGCGCATCAAAGCTCTGCAAGTACAACGCTACGGCGATACGCTGTTGCGCTGGACAATGCCTGTGTTTAATTCTACGATAGAAGCCAACATAGAACAAAAAGAGGAGGGTTTTATGCCTTTGGTGCGTATGCAGGGCACTTTCCGCGACCCGCTCCGCAGTGCCGACTATGTGATTCCTTTTCGTGCAGTGGAGGTAATTGAAAACCTTGATAACGGCGGTATCGCCGCTGCCTTGGTGATGCCGCAGGTAGCCGGCAAATGGTCGGTTACTTTCAGCCCCGCCGACAGCACCCAAAGCAGCACCGCCATTGCCGAAATAAAACAAGATACCATAGGAAAAAACATCAGCGGCACATTGCTCAGTGCCACCGGCGATTTCAGATATATGAGCGGCGAAATAAAACCCGACGGCTCTTTTTTTATGTCGTGCTTTGATGGCGCACACGTTTTTTTGTTGAAAGGAATGATGGAAAACGACCGCATCAAAGGCAATTTTTATTCGGGCAAACACTGGCAAGAACCCTTCGAAGGCATGCGAGACGAAACGGCTGCTCTGCCCGATGCCTACCATATCAGCTATGTCAAAGAAGCCGCTACGCCTTTGCAAATGAATTTGCCCGATGCTTTTACCGGAAAAATAACCACACTCAACGATGCGCCTTTTGCCGGAAAACCTGTTGTTATTCAAATCTCCGGCACTTGGTGTCCGAATTGTATGGACGAAACCGCCCTGCTCGCCCAGCTATATCCCGAATACGCCGACAATGTGGAGTTTTGCGCGGTATTTTTCGAACGCCCCGATGATATGGAGGTGGTGCGCCGGCAGTTAGCCAGCTATCAAAGTTATTTTCATATACAATATCCCGTTTTGTATGGCGGCAAAGCAGGCAGAAAGTACGCCAACGAAGCATTTCCGCAGCTCAACGAAATAGCCTCTTTTCCTACCACTATTTTCTTGGACAAAAATCATCAGGTATATAAAATACACAGTGGTTTTAGTGGACCTGCTACTTCGGCGTATAATGATTTGGTGATAGATTTTCGGCAGCTTTTGGAAGAAATTGGCAATCGTTAA
- a CDS encoding GNAT family N-acetyltransferase — MNTIRYLHHNDIDRQRWDACISAASNSLLYGYSWYLDVVTQQRWHALVYGDYEAVMPLPFARKWGLLTGFQPYFTQQLGVFSTVPLTPTFIELFVASIPKDFRLFTTHFNYANIKNSSIYAGKYFQLMPNYELHLADTYENIRRHYAKHTIRQLRKAAAADLIIGKNEDAQLPVRLFYAAKNTDLRLPASYYQLAQQIINTCIQHQKGEIWQACNTKKEVVAAAFFARDPKRVYNLLPAVSPEGKQIGAMFAIIDAVIRHYAQQADYLDFEGSAVAGVARFYESFGAKNCPYSVYRRNHLPYILKKIYHFVKK; from the coding sequence ATGAATACTATTCGCTATTTGCACCACAACGATATAGACCGACAACGCTGGGACGCTTGCATCAGTGCTGCCTCCAATAGTTTGCTCTACGGTTATTCGTGGTATTTAGATGTGGTGACACAGCAACGCTGGCATGCTTTAGTATATGGCGACTACGAAGCGGTGATGCCTTTGCCTTTTGCCCGAAAATGGGGCTTACTCACCGGATTTCAGCCTTATTTTACACAGCAATTAGGCGTTTTTTCTACTGTTCCGCTTACACCAACTTTTATTGAGCTATTTGTAGCTTCCATTCCCAAAGATTTTAGGTTATTCACCACTCATTTTAATTATGCCAATATAAAAAATTCCTCTATTTACGCCGGAAAATATTTTCAGCTGATGCCCAATTACGAACTGCATTTGGCAGATACTTACGAAAATATACGCCGCCACTATGCCAAACATACCATTCGGCAACTGCGCAAAGCCGCTGCCGCCGACCTCATCATCGGCAAAAATGAAGATGCCCAACTGCCGGTTCGTTTGTTTTATGCCGCCAAAAACACCGACCTTCGTCTGCCCGCCTCTTATTATCAACTCGCTCAACAAATTATCAATACTTGCATACAGCACCAAAAAGGCGAAATATGGCAAGCCTGCAATACAAAAAAAGAGGTGGTAGCTGCTGCCTTTTTTGCCCGCGACCCCAAGCGTGTTTATAATTTGTTGCCCGCCGTATCGCCGGAAGGTAAACAAATTGGAGCGATGTTTGCGATAATAGATGCAGTAATCCGGCATTATGCCCAACAAGCCGACTATTTAGACTTTGAAGGCTCGGCAGTGGCGGGTGTGGCGCGTTTTTATGAAAGTTTTGGTGCAAAAAATTGCCCTTATTCCGTTTATCGGCGCAATCATCTGCCCTATATTTTAAAAAAAATATATCATTTTGTTAAAAAGTAA